A window of the Abditibacteriota bacterium genome harbors these coding sequences:
- a CDS encoding PBP1A family penicillin-binding protein, with protein sequence MCCLKTIITYFFLLIFVAIAAVVGYGVGKYYDNAQLINKMDVIESPEATVIYAANKDDKGNDIVIDRLYKEDRTNVDLDVIPANLRNATIAVEDKRFYEHSGIDFRGMFRAMFKNLSVKNMAQGGSTITMQLARNLKLGFGSEKTLDRKVQEVLVAFQLERQLSKDKILESYLNRIYYGNGAFGVQAASKTYFNKDVKDLTLPECAFLAGLPKAPSYYARNNQKANERRNVVLKLMLEQGYITDAEYNDAVSHDMRITITKSKSKGGKYQHFVNFLIKELGASFDEDEIYNGGLRIYSTLDTRIQDAAESVFYSHNEPLKKRYPKIESCFVSIQPGNGFVRAMIGSIDKKSEFNRATQAKRQPGSLFKIIDYCCAMEKLGWGPSTLISNERFQQGKWRPKNFDNRYGGRVTMRQAVANSINLPAIRAAEKAGMNNVVALAKRMGIETPIEPNLAAAIGGMAGIAPIEMLMPYTVVANNGILQKATCIDRVYDADKKTIYIDNHTPKKATRVIGEDVSRKMDSMLRSVVTSGTGRQVSSVRDARAKTGTNGMYDVWFAGYVPGVLTALVWIGTDDYSKLPGYFSGGGSCGPIWRGFMQKTLGYMDGYIDKEALKNLKVEDFSEDSGRRGRRESRHSGGVSDAPIIDEAPRPDTSSEPSSSEEPPAPVETAPPAPAPEPEHSHDDVTAEL encoded by the coding sequence ATGTGCTGTCTCAAAACTATCATCACGTACTTTTTCCTGTTGATATTCGTAGCCATAGCCGCTGTGGTGGGCTACGGAGTGGGGAAGTATTATGACAACGCCCAGCTCATCAACAAGATGGACGTCATCGAGTCCCCCGAGGCTACGGTCATATATGCGGCCAACAAGGACGACAAGGGCAATGACATTGTCATAGACAGGCTCTACAAGGAAGACCGCACCAACGTGGATCTGGACGTGATCCCCGCCAACCTCAGAAACGCTACCATAGCGGTGGAGGACAAGCGGTTTTATGAGCACAGCGGTATTGATTTCAGAGGTATGTTCCGCGCCATGTTCAAGAACCTGTCGGTCAAGAACATGGCCCAGGGCGGCTCTACCATCACCATGCAGCTGGCCCGCAACCTGAAGCTGGGCTTCGGCAGCGAAAAGACCCTGGACAGAAAGGTGCAGGAGGTGCTGGTGGCCTTTCAGCTGGAGCGGCAGCTCTCCAAGGACAAGATACTGGAGAGCTATCTGAACCGCATCTATTACGGCAACGGCGCCTTTGGCGTGCAGGCTGCATCCAAGACCTACTTCAACAAGGACGTCAAGGACCTTACTCTCCCCGAATGCGCCTTCCTGGCAGGACTGCCCAAGGCTCCCTCCTATTACGCCAGGAACAACCAAAAAGCCAATGAGCGCCGCAACGTGGTGCTGAAGCTGATGCTGGAGCAGGGCTACATCACCGACGCCGAATACAACGACGCCGTCAGCCACGATATGCGTATCACCATCACCAAGTCCAAGAGCAAGGGCGGCAAATATCAGCATTTTGTCAACTTCCTTATCAAGGAGCTGGGAGCTTCCTTTGACGAGGACGAGATCTACAACGGAGGCCTCAGGATCTATTCCACTCTGGATACCCGTATCCAGGACGCCGCCGAGAGCGTGTTTTACAGCCACAACGAGCCCCTCAAGAAGCGCTATCCCAAGATAGAGAGCTGCTTCGTGTCCATACAGCCCGGCAACGGCTTTGTGCGGGCCATGATCGGCTCCATAGACAAAAAGAGCGAGTTCAACAGGGCCACCCAGGCCAAGCGGCAGCCCGGCTCCCTCTTCAAGATCATCGATTATTGCTGCGCCATGGAAAAGCTGGGGTGGGGCCCCAGCACCCTCATATCCAACGAGCGTTTTCAGCAGGGCAAGTGGCGCCCCAAGAATTTTGACAACAGATACGGCGGCAGGGTGACCATGCGTCAGGCTGTGGCCAACAGTATCAACCTGCCCGCCATACGCGCCGCGGAAAAGGCCGGCATGAACAACGTGGTGGCTCTGGCAAAGCGTATGGGCATAGAGACGCCCATCGAGCCCAATCTTGCTGCTGCTATCGGCGGCATGGCCGGTATCGCTCCCATAGAGATGCTCATGCCCTACACCGTGGTGGCCAACAACGGTATCCTGCAAAAGGCCACTTGCATAGACCGGGTGTATGACGCAGACAAAAAGACCATATACATAGACAACCACACTCCCAAAAAGGCCACCAGAGTCATAGGCGAAGACGTGAGCAGGAAGATGGACAGCATGCTGCGCAGCGTGGTCACCTCCGGTACGGGCCGCCAGGTAAGCTCGGTCAGGGACGCCAGGGCCAAAACAGGCACCAACGGCATGTATGACGTGTGGTTTGCCGGCTACGTCCCGGGAGTGCTGACTGCTCTGGTGTGGATCGGCACCGATGATTATTCGAAGCTGCCAGGCTACTTCAGCGGCGGCGGCTCCTGCGGTCCCATATGGCGGGGCTTTATGCAGAAGACCCTGGGCTATATGGACGGCTACATAGACAAGGAAGCCCTGAAGAATCTGAAGGTGGAAGACTTTTCCGAAGATTCCGGCAGACGGGGCAGGAGAGAATCCCGGCACAGCGGAGGAGTGTCCGACGCTCCCATCATAGACGAAGCGCCGCGGCCGGACACCTCGTCCGAGCCCTCTTCCTCCGAGGAGCCTCCGGCTCCCGTGGAGACCGCGCCTCCCGCTCCCGCTCCCGAGCCCGAGCACAGTCATGACGACGTGACAGCAGAACTGTAG
- a CDS encoding methylated-DNA--[protein]-cysteine S-methyltransferase, translating to MIYTCCYVSPLGRMIMTSDGRSLTGLWFEGQRHAPRVDAGERSLTVFRDACRWLENYFAGLDPGPAPALELRGTPFRLRVWNRLREIPRGQTVSYSELCALLGEGSPRAVGQAVSRNPIAVIIPCHRVVGADGSLTGYAAGTDKKVRLLALEGALPAP from the coding sequence ATGATATATACCTGCTGCTATGTTTCGCCGCTGGGCAGGATGATCATGACCTCGGACGGCCGCAGTCTCACGGGACTGTGGTTCGAGGGGCAAAGGCATGCTCCCCGGGTGGATGCCGGGGAGCGCTCCCTCACGGTGTTTCGTGACGCCTGCCGCTGGCTGGAGAACTATTTCGCCGGGCTTGACCCCGGACCCGCCCCGGCGCTGGAGCTGAGGGGCACTCCCTTCAGGCTGCGGGTATGGAACAGGCTGCGGGAGATACCCCGGGGGCAGACCGTGTCCTACTCGGAGCTCTGCGCCCTGCTGGGAGAGGGGTCTCCGAGAGCGGTGGGACAGGCCGTGAGCCGCAATCCCATAGCGGTCATCATCCCCTGTCACAGGGTGGTGGGCGCAGACGGCAGTCTCACGGGCTACGCCGCAGGCACGGACAAAAAGGTCCGGCTCCTGGCTCTGGAAGGGGCTCTGCCGGCTCCGTGA
- a CDS encoding dihydroorotate dehydrogenase electron transfer subunit, translating into MPYIIKAPVISNEPVTANTMRLILRAPEIAAECRPGQFVNISAWGETYDPLLKRPFSICDADKRTGQIVIIYNVVGKGTRILASQKDSCDLVGPLGNGFPVTADDSLNLLIGGGAGCAPMKLLETAIGEAGGKSRVICGFGTAAQNYADALFDSPIISTDDGTCGVRGFVTGPAEQCIRDHAEGPVRLCVCGPTPMMKAVCALAAGFEQVTEVWVSLENVMACGIGVCTGCVCKLKSPEGFEYKRVCKDGPVFRGEDVIW; encoded by the coding sequence ATGCCATATATCATCAAAGCGCCGGTCATATCCAACGAGCCCGTGACGGCCAACACCATGCGCCTTATCCTGCGCGCTCCCGAGATAGCCGCGGAATGCAGGCCGGGACAATTTGTCAACATCAGCGCCTGGGGCGAGACCTACGACCCTCTGCTGAAAAGGCCCTTTTCCATCTGCGATGCGGACAAAAGGACCGGACAGATAGTCATCATATACAACGTGGTGGGCAAGGGCACCCGCATCCTGGCGTCTCAAAAGGACTCCTGCGACCTGGTGGGCCCCCTGGGCAACGGCTTTCCCGTCACGGCCGACGACTCCCTGAACCTGCTCATTGGCGGAGGCGCAGGCTGCGCTCCCATGAAGCTGCTGGAGACCGCCATCGGCGAAGCCGGCGGCAAGAGCCGGGTGATATGCGGCTTCGGGACTGCGGCGCAAAACTACGCAGACGCCCTTTTTGACAGTCCGATCATATCCACTGACGACGGCACCTGCGGCGTCAGGGGCTTTGTCACGGGACCTGCCGAGCAGTGTATCAGAGACCACGCGGAAGGTCCGGTGAGGCTCTGCGTCTGCGGACCCACTCCCATGATGAAGGCCGTGTGCGCTCTGGCTGCCGGATTTGAGCAGGTGACAGAGGTGTGGGTCAGCCTGGAGAACGTGATGGCCTGCGGCATAGGCGTGTGTACCGGCTGCGTGTGCAAGCTGAAGAGCCCCGAGGGCTTCGAATACAAGAGGGTGTGCAAAGACGGCCCTGTGTTCAGAGGGGAGGACGTGATATGGTAA
- a CDS encoding GNAT family N-acetyltransferase, with product MVYLLEDTSKAVRLFDGMQDSLIESCLQKVMGRIWVTDPEEPASAFAFLGCFGFLAGEPSPELLRSRPEGFAILIPGSDAWARLIEAECPEAKKVTRYAIRQGARFDRASLSQNLQLLPKGYELRRIDGALYDLCLASPGTEDFVGNFDDREHFLREGRGMVIVRDGEIVSGASSYSRYREGIEVEVWTAARERRKHLALVCCSALILLCLDDGLYPRWDAANLASVGLAGKLGYEFDHEYPVYEVL from the coding sequence ATGGTGTATCTGTTGGAGGACACGTCAAAGGCCGTCAGGCTGTTTGACGGGATGCAGGACTCTCTCATAGAGTCCTGCCTGCAAAAGGTCATGGGCCGGATATGGGTCACGGACCCTGAGGAGCCGGCGTCTGCCTTTGCCTTTTTGGGCTGCTTCGGCTTTTTGGCCGGGGAGCCCAGCCCGGAGCTGCTCCGGAGCAGGCCGGAGGGCTTTGCCATACTGATCCCCGGCAGCGACGCCTGGGCCCGGCTGATAGAGGCGGAGTGTCCCGAGGCAAAAAAGGTGACAAGATACGCCATCAGGCAGGGCGCCCGGTTTGACAGGGCGTCCCTGAGCCAAAACCTGCAGCTCCTGCCCAAGGGCTATGAGCTCAGGCGCATCGACGGAGCCCTGTATGACCTGTGTCTCGCCAGCCCCGGGACGGAGGACTTTGTGGGCAACTTCGATGACAGGGAGCACTTCTTGCGTGAGGGCAGAGGCATGGTCATAGTCAGGGACGGAGAGATCGTGTCCGGCGCCTCCTCATATTCCCGCTACAGGGAAGGGATCGAGGTGGAGGTGTGGACTGCTGCCCGGGAGAGGCGAAAGCATCTGGCTCTGGTGTGTTGCTCCGCTCTCATCCTCCTGTGTCTGGATGACGGGCTCTATCCCAGATGGGACGCTGCCAACCTGGCCTCGGTGGGGCTGGCAGGCAAGCTGGGCTACGAGTTTGACCACGAATACCCGGTCTATGAGGTCCTGTGA
- a CDS encoding alpha/beta fold hydrolase: MKYHVLLLLVLLAVSAQVFGACYIDFSTGKREGMEARPTADGQFTVGAADGVVCARSGEDPNSRMIYLDVTEPLPAGQRAFLIVKAYDSAGPVFVQYDGKNDAYTMSPDVHGQNGTGSLVTMVFILRDPVWSDRENGGHDLRINGINGSIAVKRVEVTLERPEDYIDPVEELDNMRPNVLNPGMTAIQQWQVHYRLNPEDLSDLTFERAKKLGITSMQSYVGLRQLEPQEGQPDFSVYDGLTGQLEKHGMKWLPFLIMAPEVSVPDWWNEKHGVFAKCLEHGEEAPVQSIWNPALREGVKRFLTMFREHYKPEVIEALNFGISGCWGESIQVVGGGFGIMDRHQHLGYWCGDEYARADLRRYLKDKYGSVAALNKAWKASFRSFEDVEPLIPGEKKYADRAVVDFHDWYYGSMTDLAEYWVKTARELYPDTPIYLCTGGDGNPMMGADFSDQARRIAPYGAGIRITNQGDNVFENFSVTRMVSSACRLYGQYYTTEPGGDNTPDGIVTRVFDATAGGAIGAYFKYLMDAPDLPNVRGIKFAEYNRYFRKQAPRLKVAALMPNTSLSLQPGIIYDFIRRSSLLRHAQDFEWLDENMIEDGLADRFSAIVLLAGQTYEQATLDRLEAWVKNGGVLFASNDLLPLINVEGEHCAWLKKSGQSSTPGIPEEYAAAAKKAKEDGADAEVMIPGADEQEEKALLSAAKPHGEGWTVVFPEGEPLYIGLVSACLYSEHAPWSDRCSLVNAGEPHPACLAARRIDGEFDDVISSVINTAEGKKVYYMNNSFEDVYKTLPGGREILVRARSIAETSLDEACLGQEFEYSPYSDPYGLPNPPDHRLDYACGGVSDYALVWEPDVEGSDWVILLHGHGSRADQPYTRPDVASHWLTRLKGRYGIVSFDTMGNGWMNPGCAANMHNMLCWLKKRFGVGEFALIGGSMGGTGALSYACQYPQDIDGVVALCACTDIKTYTEFLREAAARAPQPGVEEDILQAILRGFDDDPVKYEAVSPLTYSDRLSMPVFISHSTGDALIPVSNSQRLAAKLADKADFEYLEIEGGHHDTTLMPGFDRGMEFLTEHAALKSGGLRQYTDSLSSDNPSLNKAFDIALNDIWCNIRPYKGFDACLCAGFDYPTPWTRDTAINTRNAGYLYPQVVKNNLFSMTEIDASGRVLTDSIERPECSGNYWDSVIWTMGLWYCYLYTGDESLLREGYPVVKRTLEAYRKLEFNPDWGLFMGGGVYADGISAYPDHYREKDGQNPGIAWWARRNPDKAYPGTVSGDPMATLSTNCMYYISYALAAKMSDILGAGDGDKWLEEAASLKQAVIKTFRNGKKGSYDYLIDHMGKCDSQEALGISFAVLSGIADRADANMIFDHLKSTPWGVACVEPAFGRYKPDPDTFGRHCGTVWPFASMFVAEAAAKAGRGDVYSREVRLLTEMALRHDGFYEIYHPLTGEPYGGMQEPDKDKASWRSVPRQTWSATGYIRALTAGVFGLWYDEKGVTVQPVKHSLCTRAELRLPVRGLRLTLKYTAGDTPSVKIDGKEASFIPWSDAGSHTIEITG, translated from the coding sequence ATGAAATATCACGTGTTATTGCTGCTCGTCCTGCTGGCGGTATCTGCGCAGGTCTTCGGGGCCTGCTATATAGACTTTTCCACCGGAAAACGGGAGGGGATGGAAGCCCGCCCCACCGCGGACGGCCAATTTACGGTGGGGGCGGCGGACGGTGTGGTCTGCGCCCGTTCCGGAGAAGACCCCAATAGCAGGATGATCTATCTGGACGTGACAGAGCCCTTGCCCGCCGGCCAAAGGGCCTTTTTGATAGTGAAGGCCTATGACAGCGCCGGTCCTGTGTTCGTGCAGTATGACGGCAAAAACGACGCCTACACCATGTCCCCGGACGTGCATGGTCAGAATGGGACCGGGTCTCTCGTGACCATGGTCTTTATCCTGCGGGACCCTGTGTGGTCCGACAGAGAAAACGGCGGGCATGACCTGCGTATCAACGGTATCAACGGAAGCATTGCAGTCAAAAGAGTGGAGGTTACCTTGGAAAGACCCGAAGATTACATCGACCCTGTGGAAGAGCTGGACAACATGAGGCCCAACGTCCTCAATCCGGGAATGACGGCCATACAGCAGTGGCAGGTCCATTACCGCCTGAACCCGGAGGACCTGTCCGACCTGACCTTTGAACGCGCCAAAAAGCTGGGCATCACCAGCATGCAGAGCTACGTGGGGCTCAGACAGCTGGAGCCGCAGGAAGGTCAGCCTGATTTTTCTGTCTATGACGGGCTCACGGGTCAGCTGGAAAAGCACGGCATGAAGTGGCTGCCTTTTCTCATCATGGCTCCCGAGGTGTCGGTGCCGGACTGGTGGAATGAAAAACACGGCGTATTTGCCAAATGCCTGGAGCACGGCGAGGAAGCCCCCGTCCAGTCCATCTGGAACCCGGCTCTCCGGGAGGGGGTAAAGCGTTTTCTCACCATGTTCAGAGAGCACTACAAGCCCGAGGTCATCGAAGCCCTCAACTTTGGCATCTCAGGCTGCTGGGGCGAGTCCATCCAGGTGGTAGGCGGCGGCTTTGGCATCATGGACCGCCATCAGCATCTGGGCTACTGGTGCGGCGACGAATACGCCAGAGCAGACCTGCGGCGGTATCTGAAGGACAAATACGGCTCCGTGGCTGCCCTCAACAAGGCCTGGAAGGCCTCCTTCCGGAGCTTTGAGGACGTGGAGCCCCTGATACCCGGCGAGAAAAAGTATGCAGACAGGGCCGTGGTGGATTTTCACGACTGGTATTACGGCTCCATGACGGATCTGGCGGAGTATTGGGTGAAGACAGCCAGAGAGCTGTATCCCGACACTCCCATATATCTGTGCACGGGAGGAGACGGCAACCCCATGATGGGAGCAGACTTTTCCGATCAGGCCCGCCGCATCGCCCCTTACGGCGCCGGCATACGCATCACCAATCAGGGCGACAACGTGTTTGAAAACTTTTCGGTGACCCGCATGGTGTCCTCCGCCTGCCGCCTCTACGGACAGTATTATACCACTGAGCCGGGCGGGGACAACACTCCCGACGGGATAGTCACCCGGGTCTTCGACGCCACTGCGGGCGGCGCCATAGGGGCTTATTTCAAATACCTCATGGACGCTCCCGACCTGCCCAACGTGAGGGGCATCAAATTTGCCGAATACAACAGATATTTCAGGAAGCAGGCTCCCCGTCTGAAGGTGGCGGCTCTCATGCCCAACACCTCCCTGAGCCTGCAGCCCGGCATCATATATGACTTCATCAGGCGGTCCTCGCTGCTGAGGCATGCCCAGGACTTTGAGTGGCTGGACGAGAATATGATAGAGGACGGCCTGGCGGACCGGTTTTCCGCCATAGTCCTGCTGGCGGGACAGACCTATGAGCAGGCCACCCTGGACAGGCTGGAAGCCTGGGTGAAAAACGGAGGAGTCCTCTTCGCTTCCAATGACCTGCTGCCTCTCATAAACGTGGAGGGCGAACATTGCGCCTGGCTGAAAAAGAGCGGGCAGTCTTCTACTCCGGGCATCCCGGAGGAATACGCGGCCGCCGCCAAAAAGGCGAAGGAGGACGGCGCGGACGCCGAGGTCATGATACCCGGCGCCGACGAGCAGGAGGAAAAGGCCCTCTTATCCGCCGCCAAGCCTCACGGAGAGGGGTGGACTGTGGTGTTCCCCGAGGGCGAGCCCCTGTATATCGGGCTGGTGTCCGCCTGTCTCTATTCGGAACACGCTCCCTGGAGCGACCGCTGCAGCCTGGTGAACGCGGGTGAGCCTCATCCCGCCTGTCTGGCGGCAAGGCGCATAGACGGAGAGTTTGACGACGTCATTTCCTCGGTCATCAACACGGCCGAGGGCAAAAAGGTCTATTATATGAACAACTCCTTTGAGGACGTGTACAAGACCCTTCCCGGCGGACGGGAGATACTGGTCCGGGCCCGGAGCATAGCCGAGACCTCTCTCGATGAAGCCTGCCTCGGACAGGAGTTCGAATACTCCCCATACTCCGATCCCTACGGGCTGCCCAATCCCCCGGATCACAGGCTGGACTACGCCTGCGGAGGCGTATCTGACTACGCTCTGGTGTGGGAGCCGGATGTGGAGGGCAGCGATTGGGTGATCCTGCTGCACGGGCACGGGTCCCGGGCGGATCAGCCCTACACCCGGCCGGACGTGGCCTCCCACTGGCTGACCCGGCTGAAGGGCCGGTACGGCATAGTGTCCTTTGATACCATGGGCAACGGCTGGATGAACCCGGGCTGCGCGGCGAATATGCACAATATGCTCTGCTGGCTGAAAAAGCGATTCGGTGTCGGGGAGTTTGCCCTCATTGGCGGCTCCATGGGAGGCACCGGCGCCCTGAGCTACGCCTGTCAGTATCCTCAGGATATAGACGGCGTGGTGGCTCTCTGCGCCTGCACCGACATAAAGACTTACACGGAGTTTCTCCGGGAGGCCGCCGCGAGGGCGCCTCAGCCGGGGGTGGAGGAGGATATCCTCCAAGCCATACTCAGGGGCTTTGACGACGACCCGGTGAAATACGAGGCAGTCTCTCCCCTGACATACAGCGACAGGCTCAGTATGCCGGTCTTCATTTCCCACTCCACAGGAGACGCCCTTATCCCTGTGTCCAACAGTCAAAGGCTGGCGGCGAAGCTGGCGGACAAGGCCGACTTTGAATATCTGGAGATAGAGGGCGGGCACCACGACACCACTCTGATGCCCGGCTTTGACAGAGGCATGGAGTTTCTCACCGAGCATGCAGCGCTGAAAAGCGGAGGGCTCAGGCAATATACGGACAGCCTCTCCAGCGACAATCCCTCGCTGAACAAGGCCTTTGACATCGCTCTCAACGATATATGGTGCAACATCAGGCCCTACAAGGGCTTCGACGCCTGCCTGTGCGCCGGCTTTGACTATCCCACCCCCTGGACCAGAGACACGGCTATCAACACCAGAAACGCCGGATATCTGTATCCTCAGGTGGTGAAAAACAATCTGTTTTCCATGACCGAGATCGACGCCTCCGGCAGAGTGCTGACGGACTCCATCGAAAGGCCCGAGTGTTCCGGCAACTATTGGGACTCCGTCATCTGGACCATGGGGCTCTGGTATTGCTATCTCTACACCGGTGACGAATCGCTTCTCCGGGAAGGCTATCCCGTGGTCAAAAGGACTCTCGAAGCCTACCGCAAGCTGGAATTCAATCCCGACTGGGGCCTCTTTATGGGCGGCGGAGTGTATGCGGACGGCATCAGCGCCTATCCCGACCACTACAGGGAAAAGGACGGACAAAACCCGGGTATAGCCTGGTGGGCCAGACGCAACCCGGACAAGGCCTATCCGGGCACGGTGTCCGGCGACCCTATGGCCACTCTGTCCACCAACTGTATGTATTACATCTCCTACGCGCTGGCGGCGAAGATGTCCGATATACTGGGCGCCGGAGACGGGGACAAATGGCTGGAAGAGGCCGCGTCCCTGAAGCAGGCGGTGATAAAGACCTTCCGCAACGGGAAAAAGGGCTCCTACGACTATCTCATAGACCACATGGGCAAATGCGACAGTCAGGAGGCTCTGGGCATCAGCTTTGCTGTCTTGTCCGGCATTGCCGACAGGGCGGATGCGAACATGATATTTGACCATCTGAAGTCCACCCCCTGGGGAGTGGCCTGTGTGGAGCCTGCCTTTGGCAGATACAAGCCGGACCCGGATACCTTCGGCAGGCATTGCGGCACCGTGTGGCCCTTCGCCTCCATGTTCGTGGCCGAGGCTGCGGCAAAGGCGGGCAGGGGAGACGTGTACAGCCGGGAGGTCCGGCTGCTCACGGAGATGGCCCTGAGACACGACGGCTTTTATGAGATATATCACCCTCTGACCGGGGAGCCCTACGGAGGTATGCAGGAGCCCGACAAGGACAAGGCCAGCTGGCGCAGCGTGCCCAGACAGACCTGGTCCGCCACCGGCTATATCAGAGCCCTGACAGCCGGCGTGTTCGGCCTGTGGTATGACGAAAAGGGAGTGACGGTGCAGCCCGTGAAGCACAGCCTGTGCACCCGCGCCGAGCTGCGGCTCCCCGTAAGGGGCCTGCGGCTCACGCTGAAATATACCGCGGGGGACACGCCTTCCGTGAAGATCGATGGCAAAGAGGCGTCCTTTATCCCATGGAGCGACGCAGGCAGCCATACCATAGAGATCACGGGATAG
- a CDS encoding class I SAM-dependent DNA methyltransferase: MPINRQKAREFALRWAGKGNERQDCQRFWLELLEDVLEYNTDSAVFEEHMPDGSFCDVWLKDAGIMIEQKSLNVDLDAVQSSGKTPLQQVQGYAEQQSTREQPQYLITCKFDTFRIYDRKAFNSVELRNHYKEFSLEEFGRDPELLKVIIDSRNFRIENDKQINMDAGLRISKLYQALGERYINDTPEALHALNVLCVRLVFCLYCEDAGIFESGSFISFVKRTPAEQLRRELINLFRVLDTPIAERDPYNNLDFPYVNGGLFRDETEIPNFTTDIKAVMAEAANFDWSQISPTIFGGIFESTLNPESRRSGGMHYTTPQNIHRLIGPLFLDGLRNELAAIKKAEGETPRDKRRRLEALQAKMRGLTFFDPACGSGNFLTETYLCLRRLEDSLLREIKALDRNADL; the protein is encoded by the coding sequence ATGCCTATCAACAGACAAAAAGCCCGTGAATTCGCCCTCAGATGGGCCGGAAAAGGAAACGAACGCCAGGACTGCCAGCGATTTTGGCTGGAGCTACTGGAGGACGTGCTGGAATACAACACCGATTCGGCAGTATTTGAGGAGCATATGCCCGACGGCAGCTTCTGCGACGTGTGGCTGAAGGACGCCGGCATCATGATAGAGCAAAAGTCCCTCAACGTGGATCTGGACGCCGTCCAAAGCTCCGGCAAGACTCCTCTCCAGCAGGTCCAGGGCTACGCCGAGCAGCAGTCCACCAGAGAACAGCCCCAGTATCTCATCACCTGCAAGTTCGACACCTTTCGCATATATGACAGAAAGGCTTTCAACTCGGTGGAGCTCAGAAACCACTACAAAGAGTTTTCACTGGAGGAATTCGGCAGAGATCCCGAGCTGCTGAAGGTGATCATCGATTCCCGCAACTTCCGTATCGAAAACGACAAGCAGATCAATATGGATGCGGGTCTCCGTATATCGAAGCTGTATCAGGCTCTCGGAGAGCGGTATATCAACGACACGCCCGAGGCGCTGCACGCCCTCAACGTCCTTTGCGTCCGGCTGGTGTTCTGCCTCTATTGCGAAGACGCTGGCATATTTGAGAGCGGCTCCTTTATCAGCTTTGTCAAGCGGACCCCTGCCGAGCAGCTGCGGAGAGAATTGATCAATCTGTTCCGGGTTCTGGACACCCCTATTGCCGAACGGGACCCCTACAACAATCTGGACTTCCCTTACGTCAACGGGGGGCTGTTCAGGGACGAGACGGAGATACCGAACTTCACCACGGACATAAAGGCGGTGATGGCTGAGGCAGCCAATTTTGACTGGAGCCAGATATCCCCCACCATCTTCGGCGGCATATTTGAGTCCACTCTGAACCCCGAGTCCCGGCGCAGCGGCGGCATGCACTACACCACACCGCAAAACATCCACAGACTCATAGGCCCACTATTTTTGGACGGACTGAGAAACGAACTGGCAGCCATCAAAAAAGCCGAGGGAGAGACGCCCCGGGACAAACGGCGCAGGCTGGAAGCTCTCCAGGCAAAGATGCGCGGCCTCACCTTTTTTGATCCCGCCTGCGGCAGCGGCAACTTTCTCACGGAGACATACCTGTGCCTGCGACGGCTGGAGGACAGCCTCCTCAGGGAGATCAAGGCCCTGGACCGGAACGCCGATCTGA
- a CDS encoding MBL fold metallo-hydrolase: protein MKYAIIAIVLLICAAFALSACRKKDTGETKPTISGLDASGQSTLLYQGHGSLRITTRDGKVIYVDPYAGSDKGYKKPADLILVTHGHPDHNNIDKVESRNPDCRVITWKDALKGGVHQTFELDYVTVEAVEAGYNPNHNVKECVGYILTLPEGVTVYVCGDTSRTKQMPDLAQRHLDYAFFCCDGKYNMDVEEAAQCAVLVGARHNVPYHMAPGALFDKTRAEQFQAPNRLIIADGQEIPLVKE, encoded by the coding sequence ATGAAGTATGCCATTATCGCAATAGTACTATTGATTTGCGCGGCCTTTGCTCTTTCCGCCTGCAGGAAAAAGGACACGGGAGAGACAAAGCCCACCATTTCCGGACTGGACGCCTCCGGTCAGTCCACCCTTCTGTATCAGGGACACGGCTCCCTGCGTATCACCACCCGGGACGGCAAGGTGATATACGTGGACCCCTACGCGGGCTCCGACAAGGGCTACAAAAAGCCGGCCGACCTGATACTCGTCACCCACGGGCATCCCGACCACAACAACATCGACAAGGTGGAGAGCCGGAATCCCGACTGCCGGGTCATCACCTGGAAGGACGCCCTGAAGGGAGGAGTGCATCAGACCTTTGAGCTGGACTACGTCACAGTGGAGGCCGTGGAAGCCGGCTACAATCCCAACCACAACGTGAAGGAATGCGTGGGCTATATCCTCACCCTGCCCGAGGGAGTCACCGTGTACGTGTGCGGCGACACCTCCCGGACCAAGCAGATGCCCGATCTGGCCCAGAGACACCTGGACTACGCCTTTTTCTGCTGCGACGGCAAATACAACATGGACGTCGAAGAAGCCGCCCAGTGCGCCGTCCTCGTAGGGGCCAGGCACAACGTCCCCTACCATATGGCGCCCGGCGCCCTGTTTGACAAGACAAGAGCGGAACAGTTTCAGGCTCCCAACCGTCTGATCATAGCCGACGGACAGGAGATACCGCTGGTCAAGGAATAA